AGGGCAGAAATGTATCAGGAATACATGAAGCAGATTCCAATCCCAGCCCGTCGAGGCTCTCTTATTCCATTTGACACATGGATGGGATTAGCCAAATCCATAAAGCAATTGTATGGGCAACCTCTGCATTACCTCACCAATATTCTTGTAAAACAGTGGGATCAGTTAAGGATTGgaagcaaggatgaaaatagGTCACTGGATTCCATTATTCACCCAAGTAAAGCTGAAGCTAGCATCTGGCTCATTGAAGAGGTCCACCGACAAACCACGTCTCCCCATCATATGGCAAAACTCTG
This region of Vitis vinifera cultivar Pinot Noir 40024 chromosome 5, ASM3070453v1 genomic DNA includes:
- the LOC100244199 gene encoding protein RDM1 — translated: MKRAFPWNEQVDVISSDESSSSNPGVEVDNGSVDKKSMDITIDQPARQEPFEDVVIRRAEMYQEYMKQIPIPARRGSLIPFDTWMGLAKSIKQLYGQPLHYLTNILVKQWDQLRIGSKDENRSLDSIIHPSKAEASIWLIEEVHRQTTSPHHMAKLWLSDPMHYAFVDSIFPQI